In Xylocopa sonorina isolate GNS202 chromosome 3, iyXylSono1_principal, whole genome shotgun sequence, one genomic interval encodes:
- the LOC143433483 gene encoding uncharacterized protein LOC143433483, with the protein MANNEEPGEEIYYDISDPFGDTDVTDYTDKDDTATEGDAATEEDATREKEEALEEKRGEATAGDEEAASNGRKKVERWKPRTWMDRCMAEKWKCDDMPLWQLYTNAFVEDTDQREKDDIFKHRRPADLKKFPRAQSEEDLAAHHKYLPLNAFHLRAKTKLPDRLDRSKMIRIWKNMRANLPVQSSQSDTAIEPPLSKTDSEAWPGMWPCTTRDMANELLERQRQKRKTRTDLFPCDSAEIRSPFEDPNKDYSDRKELGHARIPQPCPLPTKELLVDRAAGEQPGLVDGDYIIFELPSKSRGTRVYADVCLRGLKGMHLPELGELRHRQRTWKFCFYQAIVALLAKTQLRYKYAWSANIDYIYDHGWLLYTHIGMINVKEKQRLDDIVVYNYKYSIEVELIQEINDVPIVTDVPWDYEERNMRRKMVLPRKDLINVKLDIGSEKITDEQKAAVHRGIRKIEEWFDKLKIRYRNCIFRTTRFSLAFWKDNLFWYLYNPYRCNEFGYWDDNGYACILKFCSKESLKRHLMILLLRAYVYTIPKPDREKPEEQPVIEDTETDKQPSTAEQLRDPQKPEPIGDDIENLQQSESPAGDQEEPLHVVEKEKEEFFTVQIFHVTYHCCQIYNLKLLQRGAPKPPKRYVKKKTIDDCPFDPLDTRDPCTIEQEENDLKEAIEKPTWLKLYKITWAKCMTLPQKKKSGKDPGTSKMRWHQYVVEESNKLFSLWGEIHITDGMFERENRGMQTYACYVVCAGMTRIMAPEYWSSKTLDVIVMCGDRYYTHSKLEAEFKSTKNEYSHVNCWNRYLMSHFKIGETMFEAKVLPAICGRLYSKVGKYLWQSLEQMFLKYNFGILTCESSCLGVFKFCGAYYMCDVNSLGPPLFSYGEGAVYLLRATYFQKFITALVLTIGSPECSQFALNPIEILKVIDVGPTALPIGRFERKERGKRVTKVECPYDEEKKKQMKKWKHKRAETARTIDKLCCKGGE; encoded by the exons ATGGCGAACAATGAGGAGCCCGGTGAAGAGATCTATTATGACATCTCAGATCCGTTCGGAGACACAGATGTAACAGACTACACAGATAAGGACGATACAGCGACAGAAGGGGATGCAGCTACGGAGGAGGACGCAACCAGGGAAAAAGAGGAAGCTTTAGAAGAAAAACGCGGCGAAGCTACTGCGGGGGATGAAGAAGCGGCGTCGAATGGCAGGAAAAAAGTTGAGAGGTGGAAACCGAGGACTTGGATGGATCGGTGTATGGCGGAGAAATGGAAATGCGACGATATGCCTCTTTGGCAGCTTTACACGAACGC ATTTGTAGAGGATACGGATCAACGTGAGAAGGATGATATTTTCAAACATAGAAGGCCTGCTGATCTTAAAAAATTCCCTCGCGCCCAGTCGGAAGAGGATCTCGCCGCGCATCACAAGTACTTGCCCCTCAACGCTTTTCACTTGCGAGCCAAAACGAAATTACCCGACAGATTGGACCGATCGAAAATGATACGAATCTGGAAGAACATGCGCGCGAACTTGCCA GTGCAGTCTTCCCAGTCCGACACGGCGATAGAGCCTCCACTGTCGAAGACCGACAGCGAAGCGTGGCCAGGCATGTGGCCGTGCACCACGCGAGATATGGCGAACGAATTGCTGGAGAGGCAAAGGCAGAAACGAAAGACGCGAACGGACCTATTTCCCTGCGATTCAGCCGAAATTCGAAGCCCATTCGAGGACCCGAACAAGGACTATTCGGATCGCAAGGAATTAGGTCACGCTCGTATCCCACAACCGTGTCCCTTACCGACGAAAGAGTTGCTGGTCGATCGGGCTGCTGGTGAACAGCCCGGTTTAGTCGACGGTGATTACATCATTTTCGAGTTACCCTCAAAGTCGCGCGGCACGAGGGTTTACGCTGATGTATGTCTTCGCGGACTGAAGGGAATGCACCTGCCGGAACTGGGAGAGCTACGACATCGTCAAAGGACGTGGAAGTTCTGCTTCTATCAGGCGATCGTTGCTCTTCTTGCTAAGACACAACTGAG ATACAAATACGCGTGGAGCGCGAACATCGATTACATCTACGACCACGGGTGGTTGCTGTACACCCATATCGGTATGATCAACGTCAAGGAGAAGCAAAGACTGGACGACATCGTCGTGTACAATTACAAGTACAGCATCGAAGTAGAATTGATTCAAGAGATAAACGATGTACCCATAGTTACGGACGTGCCGTGGGATTACGAGGAGAGGAACATGAGGCGAAAGATGGTCCTGCCACGGAAGGATTTGATTAACGTTAAACTGGACATCGGTTCCGAGAAAATCACCGACGAGCAAAAGGCAGCTGTTCACAGAGGCATCAGAAAGATCGAAGAGTGGTTCGACAAACTGAAAATACGTTATCGCAACTGCATATTTCGCACCACGCGATTCTCCTTGGCCTTCTGGAAGGACAATCTCTTCTGGTACCTGTACaatccgtatcgatgcaacgagTTCGGCTACTGGGATGACAATGGATACGCTTGCATTTTGAAATTCTGCTCCAAAGAATCGCTTAAAAGACACTTGATGATCCTCTTACTGAGGGCCTACGTTTACACCATACCAAAGCCAGATAGGGAGAAACCGGAAGAGCAACCAGTCATCGAGGACACCGAAACGGATAAACAACCAAGTACTGCGGAGCAGTTACGTGATCCGCAGAAGCCAGAACCTATCGGTGATGACATAGAAAACTTGCAGCAATCAGAGTCTCCTGCAGGTGATCAAGAAGAACCGCTACACGTCGTGGAAAAGGAGAAAGAGGAGTTCTTCACCGTACAGATTTTTCACGTAACCTATCACTGTTGTCAAATATACAATCTGAAGTTATTACAACGAGGTGCGCCTAAGCCACCTAAGCGTTACGTGAAAAAGAAGACTATCGACGACTGTCCGTTCGATCCCCTGGACACGAGGGATCCGTGCACGATCGAACAAGAAGAGAACGATCTGAAAGAGGCGATCGAAAAACCGACCTGGTTGAAACTGTACAAGATCACCTGGGCCAAGTGCATGACACTACCTCAGAAAAAGAAGAGCGGCAAGGACCCGGGTACAAGCAAAATGCGGTGGCATCAGTACGTCGTGGAAGAATCGAACAAGCTGTTCTCCTTGTGGGGCGAGATTCATATCACGGACGGGATGTTCGAGAGGGAGAACCGTGGCATGCAGACATACGCTTGCTACGTGGTTTGTGCTGGGATGACCAGGATCATGGCGCCGGAATACTGGAGCTCAAAGACGCTAGACGTGATCGTGATGTGCGGCGACAGGTATTACACGCACAGCAAACTAGAGGCGGAGTTCAAGTCGACGAAGAACGAATACAGCCACGTGAACTGTTGGAATCGTTATTTAATGAGCCACTTCAAGATCGGCGAGACCATGTTCGAGGCGAAGGTTCTCCCAGCGATCTGCGGCAGACTCTACTCGAAAGTGGGCAAGTACTTGTGGCAATCGTTGGAGCAGATGTTCCTCAAGTACAACTTCGGCATTCTAACCTGCGAGAGCTCGTGTTTGGGCGTGTTCAAGTTCTGCGGTGCTTATTACATGTGCGACGTGAATTCATTGGGGCCGCCGTTGTTCTCGTACGGGGAGGGCGCGGTTTACCTCTTGAGAGCTACGTACTTTCAAAAGTTCATCACAGCGTTGGTGTTGACGATCGGCTCGCCGGAATGCAGCCAGTTTGCTTTGAACCCTATCGAAATATTGAAGGTGATCGACGTGGGTCCGACCGCGCTACCCATTGGTAGATTCGAGCGTAAGGAGAGGGGTAAAAGGGTAACCAAAGTCGAGTGCCCGTACGACGAGGAGAAGAAAAAACAGATGAAGAAGTGGAAGCACAAGAGAGCGGAGACCGCGCGAACGATCGATAAGTTGTGTTGCAAGGGTGGTGAATGA